AGCCTGCGATGTTCGAGTAAAACATGTCGAGCAGTGATTCTCTCTTGCCATCCGCGACAATCGTGACACCAGTCACCAGTTGAGCAGCGATCAGGGTCTGAATCGCGAAGGTGATAGAGAGCAGGATGGCTGGTGCGGAAGCGTCCGGCGAGAACTTCACTTCCTCAACAAGCTTAAAAGGCTCGAGGTACATCTGGACCGTCCTTCTTCCAGCTCTCGCGAGGGCTTTTGTGAAGGCGCGTGCTAAGCGCCCGAGAGCCTTCACCCTTTGTACGTTCAAACTCCCACCAACGTCGTTGTATACTCGATACCCGGGATACCGCGGATCATTGTTACAACCTTATCGAGCTCGCTGAGCGAATCAACCTCCACTATTATCACGGCATCCCAAGCACCGTATGTGATGTAAGCCTCCTTAACGCCCTTGATTTCCTTGGCTTTGAACACTACGTCGTACTCCATGCCCGTCCTTATCGTCGCCAACACGAACGCTAGCACCGGCCTCTTCAAGAGTCTCAACCCTAGATAGCGGCCTAATTTTTAAGTTTCCTTGCTCGGGGCAGTCTGCTCCAAAGCTACTTATATATTCTCCAGCCAGTAGGTTGGTGCGAGTAGGCTATGAGCATTGATCAAGCTCCCGAGCTTTGGGTGGAGAAGTACAGGCCACGCAGATTGGATGAGATGGTAGATCAGAGGGAGATCGTTGCGAGGTTGAAGGAGTTCGTGAAGGACAAGAACATACCGCACCTTCTCTTCGTCGGGCCCCCTGGCACGGGTAAAACGACTGCAGCACTCTGCGTGGCGTACGAGCTGTACGGAGAGCACTGGCGCGATAACACCCTGGAGCTGAACGCTTCAGACGAGAGGGGCATTGATGTGATTAGGACGCGCATTAAGGATTACGCGAGAACGATGCCGATCGGCGAGGTCCCGTACAAGCTGATAATCCTCGACGAAGCGGACAACATGACCGGCGACGCTCAGCAGGCGTTGAGGCGCACGATGGAGCTTTTCTCTAGGACGGCCCGCTTCATCCTCATCGCCAACTACGCCTCGAAGATCATTGAGCCGATACAGTCAAGATGCGCGATCTTCAGGTTCCAGCCGATACCTAAGGAGGACTTCATCGGCCGGCTCAGCTACATTGCTGAAAGAGAGGGGGTGAAGGTGACGCGGGACGGCCTCGAAGCGATCTGGGAGGAAAGCGCCGGCGATATGAGGAAAGCCATCAATACGCTGCAAGCGGCGGCAGCCATAGCCAGCGTGGTTGACGCGGACACCGTCTACAAGGCTATCGGGAAGGTGACGCCCACTGAGGTGCGGGAAATGCTCAAGCTGGCGCTCTCCGGGGACTTCCTCGGGGCGCGGGAGAGGCTGAGGACTCTGCTGTACTCCTACGGCTTGTCGGGCGTCGACGTTGTCAAGCTAATCTACAGGGAGGTGACCTCCGCCAGGGGGGGCTTGGATTTGGACGATAAATCGCGCCTCGAAGTAATGGAGCTTATAGGGGAGGTCAACTACAGGCTTGTTGAGGGCGCGGACGACGAGATCCAGCTAAACGCCCTTCTGGCTAAGCTAGCGCTGGTAGGGAAGGGAGCCCATAATGTCCGCTAGAGTCGGCATCTGGGTTGAGAAGTACAGGCCGAGGAAGATCGACGACGTCGTCGGTAACCCTGAGGCTAAGAAGGCTTTCGTCGCCTGGCTTAATAGGTGGTTGGCGGGAAACCCTCCCGATAAGAAGGCGATCCTCCTCTACGGCCCGCCTGGCTGCGGCAAGACCAGCCTCGTCCAAGCGGCCGCCAACCAGCTGGGGTTGGAACTGGTCGAGGTGAACGCCAGCGACGTGAGAACTTCAGAAGCGCTGCGGAGGAAGGTCCTCAGAGCTGCCACGGAGGGGGTTTTAGCCGGCGCTAGGGGTAAGATAATCCTCCTCGACGAGGTGGACGGTATCGACCCGCGAGCGGATAGAGGAGGGCTTGAAACGATCTTTGAGATCATCCAGAAGTCGCGTTACCCCGTGGTGCTGACGGCTAACGACCCTTGGGATCCAAAGCTCCGAGAGCTTAGGAACTACTGCGAAATGGTGGAGTTCAGGAAGCTCGGCAAGCGGGACGTGATGAAGGTTCTCAGCGAGATCTGCAAGAAGGAGGCTGTAGAGTGCGACCCGGCCGTTCTCGACGCTATCGCTGAGAACAGCGAGGGCGATTTGAGGGCCGCTATTAATGACCTCCAGTCGATTGCTGAGGGGCGGAGGAGCGTGAAGCTGGAGGACCTTGAAATCCTCGGCTACCGCGCTAAGCAGCTGAACATGTTCGAGGTCGTGCGCGCCGTCTTGACCGCTAAGCGTCCTGAGGCAGCCCGCTCCGTTCTTAGCATGCCATCCCTCGATTACGAGATGCTGATGCTCTGGCTCAACGAGAACATCCCGCACCAGTACTCACCCAGCCTTACAGCGATCTCCGACGCCTACGACGCGCTTTCGAAGGCGGACGTCATGCTGGCCCGGATAAAGAGGAGGCAGGCTTGGACCCTCCTCCCCTACGCGCTGGATCTAATGACGGTCGGTGTAGCATCAGCGCGGGATAAGCCCCCCTTCAAGTTCGTCAAGTACGAGTTCCCCAAGAAGCTGAGGCTGCTCGCATCGACGAAGGAGGAGAGGGAGGAGAAGCTAAGAGTTTTTCGGGCGATTGCTCGCGCCTGCCACACGTCGCTCCGCACAGTCATGCTCGAGGTCGCCCCGTTTCTGAAGCTGATCTGCGAGAACGATCCTGAGCGGGGCTCTAGGATAGCTGAGAGCCTCGGGATACCCCCCGACACCCTATTCAAAGCGCTCGGAGTTGAGCGCCGCCCAGCTAAACCGGCCGCCCCCTCTAGGCCGAGGCGCCGCGCTTAATCTCCTCCCTCACCATCGCTATGAGCTCCCGCTCCAGCGTTTGCAGGGGGATTGCGGACAAGCCCACGAGGGTCGTCCTCCCCCTCTGCCCCTTGCCCGAGCGCTCCGCTGACACTATGCCCATCCTCTTAAGGTTCTGCACGTACTCCCACACGGTCGTGTGCCGCCTCGGCGGCACCCCGTACTCCTCGCACACCTCCTGGTACTCCATCTCTAGCAGCCCCATCGGGATCTTGCTTACGAACCTCTTGCGCTGTAGCAGCCGAGCGAGAGCGAGTAGTAGCAGCTTCTCCTCCAGCTTTAAGTTCCGGAGAACCTCCCTGGGGATCGGCATGATGTCGCTGTACGCCCTCCTCACGTCCTCCGGCTCGATAACGCTCCTCCCCTCACTCTCAGCGTACTTCCCCGCCCTGTAGAGCAGCTCGATTGCCAGCCTCGCATCCCCCCTGCCACCCTTATCGTAACCCACGAGCTCCGCGATCATCCCTATCACCTCGTCGCTGGCCGCCGACTCGTACAGTGCTCCTTCCTCGAGAATCCTCCGCCACAGGATGTCCATGAGCTGCTGCGAGGTGTAGGGGTAGAAGCGGATGAGGTTATGCTGCAGCGTGCTCTGTATCGAGGGGTCGAGGATCAGGAACTGGAGGTCACGGAAGACAAACATTATACCAGCCCTGTGGACGGTATCGCCGACTACCTCGCTCAGCCGCGTCAAGTTGTACAAGGTATCCTCCCTACCCCCGGCGATGTAGTCCGCCTCATCGATCGTGACTACGAGGTACTTGTTGGCGTTCTTAAGGTGGTTCCAGATCATGTACAGCAGCTCCTCCCTGGAGTAACCGCGCCGAGGCACGTTCAAACCCAGATCCCTCCCGATCTTCTGGAGCACCGAGAAGAATGAGCGGTTTGCGTGGCAGTTGACGTAGGAGTACCTGATTACTGCGCCCCCGCGGGTCTTCAAACCATCAATGCTTTCACCGAACTTCTTGGCCACAGCCGTCTTACCCGTACCCACATCGCCCACGAGTATGACTCGCACGAACACTGAGCCAGGGTTCGCCAGGAAGGGCTTGAAGTACTCCCTCAGCTGCCTCAACTGCTCCTCCCTGTGCGGGAGGTTTTTCGGGATGTAGTCTACCTGCAGCTTGCTCTCGTCCCGGAAGATCCTACTTCCAACCCATAGACCGTCGTAGGACATTCCCACTACCTTAACCTTCAGCTCTAGTAAGAGAGAATCAAACAGAGCTGCTTAAAGACTTTACCGCAGCCGGTGTGGAACACGAGTGAGGCATCGGTAGGTAAAAACCCCTTTTTAAAACGTAAAAGGATGCCTGTACCAATGCTGAGGGTCCCGTGCCTGTAACCGCGTCGAATATGTATCTGTCCCCCGGATCGAAAAGCGCGGCTACTACTTACGAGCGCGCTTTCTAGACTAGACGGCGAGCAGGAGCAACCAGTTCCCTTCATCTCTTCGTAGCAACACGGTTCGTGCTCTGACCCCGTTTCGATCGGTCAGGTTCAGCTGCCTCGCTCGCAGCGCTATGAGCTCCTCCAACTTGCGCCTATCTAAGAGCCCGCCCGTTCGGGCCTCGACATTTCTCAGCTTTACGCCCAGGCGTGCGGCTTGAGCTAGCAGCTCATCCACAGCTGCTTCGAGGCTACCCTCGGCTGAGGCTAAAACCCTGCGGACGCGCAAAAGCCCCCGCACTGGGTACTGCTGGAGCAGGTCGATGAGGTGGTCGTGGCCAAGGCTGCTGTACACGACAATGCCCCCCTCGATGAGTTCCAGCTTGACGCCCCTATCGTGGGGGTAGAGGGCGTCCATGAGATCCCTCGCTACGCGCTTCTCCTTGCCCCGCTCCGTGCTAACCAGGAGCTTCGGCCCTCCGGTCACGGTGGACGCCCTTCAGGAATCTTGTTAAACCCCCCGCTCCCTCATGTGTCGAGGCGTCTTGAGGCTGAGGATCCCGCTCGGAGCCGGAGTCTTCGAGCTGGAGATCGCTTTGTGCAGCGTGCCCGATCTACTTCCACACGAGGAAGTGATTCCAGAGCACCTGAAGGGTCTGGTCAGCGCGTTTGCGCGCAGCCGCTACCAGAGGAACCCGGTGATCGTGGACGCGAGCAGTAACCTGATCCTGGACGGCACCCACCGGTGGGCTGCGATGAGGGAGCTCGGGTTCCCACTGATCGCGGCCTGCAAGGTCGACTACATGAGCCCCCTCGTGGAGCTGGACACGTGGGCCCGGGTGTACGACTGGGCGGGCGCAGACGTGGAGAAGGCGCTGGAGGGTTTCGAGGTGGAGCGGGTGGACCTCGAATCGGTGAGGGAGTCCGACCTCGCCGTCATCCACCGTAGACAGGCTTACGTGGTTCGGCACGAGGGGGTGAGAGACGCTTTCGAGAAGCTGCGAAGCCTGGAGCGGATGCTCGAGAAGCTGGCAAAGCGCCCCTCCGCTTACGTCCCCCGCTCAAGCTGGCCACTGTACACGCACAAGCCCCTCCTCATCCTCCCTCCATCACCCTCCAAAACCGACGTGCTAAAGGCGGCCCGCGAGGGCTACCTGATGCCCCCGAAATCCACGCGGCACGTCATCCCCGCCAGGCCCGTGGGAGTGAACGTGCCCCTGAGACTGCTGAGGAAGCGATCGCTCGACCCAGAGCTCTTCGAGGAGGTCCTCAGGCAAAGGCAGCTCCTCCTGCTTCAACCTCCCGTGATGCTGGATCGAGAGTACCAGGAAGTCCTGCTCATGTTCGCCTGAGGCGACAACCATGAGGGGCCGTTTCCTGGTGGGCTTCAGGTTCCCGGCGGAGCTGGAGAGCATCGAAGCGGTTGAACCGACCCTAAGCAGGGTTAAGGAGCTGCTGGAGCAGCGGGGCGCGATCCTGGACGGGTGGGAGTACGACCAGCCCGAGAACCTCCTCCTCATACACCTCCACTGCGAGCCCGAAGCGCTGCCGGAGGCGAAGAGGGTTGTGTCGGAAGCGCTGTGGAGGAGCCTGGGGTTGAGGAGCGAGCCGGTGATGCTGGGCCCCCGCGGCTTCGTTGACGTTGAGGAGGCCCTACCAAGCCCAAGCACACTCGGTTTCCTGATCAGGGTCGCCGCCGAGGGCGTTGAGCACAACGGGCTGGGGAAAGGTGTGCTGCCCCTCTTGATCCACTACCTGTGCGGCTTCAGCAGGGCGAGGACGTTACTGGCAGCTTCCTACCTAGGCCTCGACCCAGCGGAGGTCGACGCGGAGCTCTCGCGCCTAGCGGAGCAAGGCTACTTGAGCAGCGACTTGCGCGAACTGACGAGGGAGGGTGAGAAACTGCTGAACTCCCTTCTGCCGGAGCTCAGGATCCGGCCGCGAACACGATCGAGCGGAGGGATCGGTGTCGTCGACGAGGAGGGTTCGCTGGAACCCTTCAACCTCGATAAGCTGGCCGCGTCGCTGTACGGCTGCGGAGTGCCCTACGCTGCGGTTCCCACGGTTCTGGAGCACATCGAGAGGGCGCTGAGGGGCAGGAGGTACGTGTCAAGGAGGGTTCTCGCGCTGCTCATCCGCAGCCTGCTCGATGAGGTTCTCCCAGCCACGGGCTCTGCAGAGAGGTTTTACCACTACGTCTACGCGCTCGACAGGCTCTACGTGGAGGTGGATGGAGTTATCAGGAGGCTCTCCTGGAGGCTCCTACGGGAAGCTTCCCTCGAAGTGCTCAGCGAGCGAGGCTTGAAGCCGCCTCGGCGCCTAGTTCAGCTGCACGCTGAGCGGGTGGCGCAGGAGCTCCGGGAGCTGGTAGCGTCGGCCCCACTGCTCTACGAGGGGCGCGTGCTTAGGCTCGACGAGCTGAGGAGCATCGCCAGGTACACAGCCCCCAAGGTCTCATTTGCGTGGCTGGACTTGGCAGCCTCAGCTCCCGCCGAAGTGGCCGAGCGGTACAAGTCGCTGGCGCTGAACTACCTCGAGGCAGCGAGCGGCTGGGACCCGGGTGAGCGGAAGGAGCTCACTTCAAGGGCTCTACAGCTACTATCGTCGAGCATCGCGCTCAAACTTGGCCTACTCCCCTCGAACAGCACAGAGCTTAATCTGGGGGCTCTCCGCTCGGAGGTTGTAAAGCTTGGAACAGCCGACGTTAGGGCATCGCTGCTGAGGATCTGCAAGCTCGCCGCCCGTCTGATCCGCACCCCAGCCGTCCCGAGCCCCAGGGAGCAGCGGGGCTTCGAGCGCGCGCTGTCCGAGCTGCGCAAGGAGCTGGTAAAACTGCCTTTGTAGCGCAGGCTTATTAACGCTCCAGAGAGGGGTGGCCGATGGTGAAGCTGATCTACCTAGTCATTGACGGGGCTGCAGACTCCCCCACCGATCCTAAGACGAGCCTCGAGCTAGCGAAGACCGAAGCTCTCGACCGGATCGCCCGGCTCTCCCTCTGCGGTCTGATGTACCCCATAGCGAGGGGGGTTGCCCCGGAGAGCGACGCTGCTGTCATGGCCCTCCTCGGCTACGACCCGCACGTGTACTACACGGGTAGGGGGCCGCTAGAGGCCCTCGGGGCTGACATCGAGATTAGGGAGGGCTATGAGGTGGCCTTCAGAGCGAACTTCGCCACTATAGACGAGAGGACTCTCGAGATCCTTGATCGAAGGGTGGGGCGGAGCCTGCACTCCGAGGAGGCGCGCGAGCTGGCGAACGCCCTCGACGGGATGGAGCTAGGGGCTTACGACGGCTACGTGAGGGTCAAGGCCACGGTCGGGCACAGAGGAGTCGTAGTCGTCGGCAGCAGGAGCCACAGGCTCTCAGACGAAGTTGAGAACACCGACCCCGCCTACGCGAGGGTCGGCAAGATATCGGTCGCGAGGCCAACCTTCGAGAAGCGCGTAGCAGAGTGCAAACCCCTCGTCGACACGCCGGAGGCCCGGGCTACGGCGGAGCTCGTCAACATTTTCACGAGGAGGGCGATAGAGGTGCTGAGCAACCACCCGGTGAACAAGAAGAGGGAGGCGAAAGGCCAGCCGAAGGCCAACGTCATCCTCGTCAGGGATGCGGGTGGAGCGCTACCGAAGGTAGAGCCGATCGAAGCGCGCTTCGGCTTGAGGTTCGGCGCGGTTGTGGAGATGCCGGTCGAGAGGGGCATCGCGAAGCTGCTGGGAATGGAGGTCGCCGAAGTGGGGGAGCCCACCAGCGACAAAGCCGGTGACTACTTAACGAGGCTTCGAGCAACGCTCGATCTTCTACGCCGAGTGGATGCCGTCTACGTGCACCTGAAGGGCCCCGACGAGCCCGGCCACGACGGCTTAGCCGACGCGAAGGCCGGCGCCATAGAGGCCATCGACACCTACTTCGTCGCCCCCCTCCTCGAGAGAATCGACCTGAGCGAGACGGCTATCATCGTCACTGCGGACCACGCGACACCCCCACGGGCGAAAGCCCACACCGGCGACCCGGTTCCCGTCGCCGTCTACCTGCCCGGCGTCAAACCCGACGGCGTCCTACGCTTCACAGAGAAGGAGTGCGCCAGGGGTAGCTTAGGAGTAGTGGAGCACGGCTGGGAGCTCCTGCCCAAGTTCGTCGAGATCGCCCGAAAGCACGGCCTATTGAAGTAAAGGATTTTATCCTGATTCTCCTCTTTTTAGCGTGCATCGAGAGGCGGAGGTGAAGGCCCTCTTCTGGACCCTGCGCATCGGCGACGGCGTCAGGGTCTCCCAAATCAACCGGAACTCGAGAAGGGCCTGGCGCGTCGTACGCACGCTGGAGAGAATGGGTCTCGCCAGGGTTGAGCGACTGGGTCGTACCAAGCTGGTGAGGTTGACGGAGAAGGGGGAGCGAGTGAGGATGAAGCTCCTTGAAGCGCTCCGCGAGCTCAACGCTCCAGAACACGTTCTCCCCGGTGCCGAGCCGCTACAAGTTTCCGAGCTGAGAGCCTCCAGCCTGCCGGAGTGGCTTCGCGGCAATCCGTGGCTGCAGGTGATCGGAGAGAGGGGGAGAACGTGAAGCCGGCCTACGTGACGGTGGGCAAGCTCCTCTTAACGCTCACCCACCTCAAGTGCTTGAGGCTGGAGGAGCTGGCCCAGTGGGTCGGCCGCGAAGAGGCGGAGAGGCTCCTGGAGCGGGCTGCGAGGCACAGAGTCCTCCTGAAACCCCTGATCGCTGAACTGAGGCACCCCGCCGGCAGCCTCACCCTATCGCCCGGCCTAGCCCTCCTCTCAGGAGTTGAGTTCGCGGTTAACATTGAGCCGCTTACCGTGGGGGGCAGCCGGGACGACGACTTCCTCTGGGAGCTCCTCATCGAAGTGCCCCAGCTGCTGGAAGTCGAAAGGAGGCCAGTCCTCGTTGAGGAGCTTGACGCACGCTTCAGTAGGCACGCCCGAGAGGGGGTACTCTACGCGCTGGACATCATGGAGAGGGTGAGCAGCGTCTACAAGGTTCCCTTCATCGTCACGGGATCGGCGGGGCTCGCCAGCCTATGGCGCTGGCTCCACACCGTTATTAGGGCGAGAGGCTGGAGGGGCGAGGAGTTGGTGGTCGTGGACGGCGAGGTGAAGGTCCTGTGAGCGATTGCACGCCGGTTCGGGAGCTGAAGGTCCCCGGGGTGGGCAAGCTGACGCTCGAGAAGGTGGCCGAAGCCGTCCAGTGCGTCGAGGATCTAGCCCTCTTCAACCCAGAGGAGTTGGCTGAGAGGGCCGGGATTGAGCTGGAGAAAGCAGCAGCGATCGTCAGAGCCGCGAGGAAGCACGTGCGTGAAGCACGACAGGTTCAGCGCACGTTTAGGGGTCCAGAGTACGCGAGGATGCTCGAGGAACGCGACCTGCTGACGACCGGTGTTGGGGCTCTCGACGAGCTGCTGGGCGGCGGCCTGAGGGTTTGGGACATCTACGAGTTCGCGGGCGAGTTCGGCACGGGGAAGACCCAGCTCTGCCACCAGCTCGCTGTGACGGCCCAGCTGCCCCCATCCAAAGGGGGGCTTTCGGGGAAAGCCGTCTACATCGACACGGAGGGCACCTTCAGCCCGGGGCGGGTCGAAGCGATCGGCGACCGCTTCGGCGTTGAGGACGCGCTGGCCGGCCTGTACGTGGTTAGGCCGTTGAACGTGGACGAGCTGGAGGAGGCGGTTATCGAGGATCTACCCTCCCTACTCCGTGACAATGTACGGCTCATAGTCGTTGACAGCATCATAGCTCTGTACCGTGCCGAGTTCAAGGGCAGGGAGATGCTGGCAGCCAGGCAGCAACGGATCAACTACCTGCTGGACTGGCTTAAACGATACGCGAGGCGGTACGGAGCCGTCGTCGCGATAACCAACCAGGTGCTCTCCCAGCCGGTGCCCTGGGGCGTCGCGTTGAAGGTGCCCGCCGGCGGCAACATCATCGCCCACGCCTCAACGCACAGGCTGGTTCTACGGAGAGCTGGAGATGTATGGTTGATGGAGGTTCTCGACTCCCCCATCCTCCCACGCGGAGCGAGCGCGAAGTTCATGGTGACCGAGAAGGGCGTCGAGAGCGCCTAGGAGCCTCAGGCCGGAAACCTTTTCATCATGATCCAGCGCTGCAATGGGTCTTCATGGGCGATTAGAGCTTGCGCCAGGCACTTTAAACCTTGTCTCAATGTAGGAAACGTTTAATTGGGCTTCGGGGAGGGGCGTTGCTGGTATGCCGGCATCGCTTGACCAAGACTCGCTGCGCATCTACCCTAAACCCGATGAGATCCCCTCCAGCGTCAAGTCGATGCTCGAGGAGGGGGAGGAGGTTGTCGCTCTGGCGAAGACGGACATGGTGGGTGGAGACTACGGCGAGGAGCTCGTCGTTCTCACCAACCTTCGGCTCCTAGTGGTCAACGAGAGGCTCGTCGACGCGGTCCCCCTCGAAAAGATCACATCCGCCTCGATAAGGGGCTACATCAACACGTGCGTGCTAACCGTCGACACCGACGAAGGCCCCCGCAGCTTGGCGGTCTTCACTAGGGGGAGGCTGGAGGCGTTCGACAAGCTCGTCACGATAGTCAACAACCTGGTCGTCGGGAAAATCCCCTACCAGCTCCTCAAGGATCAGCTCCTCAGCAAGTCGAAGGTGGAGGAGCGTAAGAGCGTGAGAGCGGCTATCATCCGCCTGCTCGGGCTTCTCAAGCCGATCACCGGGATCTTCGTGGCAACGATCGTCGTGGCCGTCGCCATCAGAGTGGTTGGGCTCGTCCCGCCCTACCTGATGAAGATCCTCGTCGACGAGGTGCTGATGAAGAGCAGGGCGGATCTGCTCCTCAACGTGATCCTCGGGCTACTGGCCGTCAACCTCGTCAACACCGTGCTAAACTCGCTCAACGCCTACTTCAACACACGGTTCAACGTGGGCGTCACAAACACGCTCCGCAGCCACGTCTACAGGAAGCTGCAGGAGCTCTCCCTCACCCACTACGACAGGTTCGGGGCGGGAGGCCTCTGGTCGAGGATCGTTGACGACGTGAACAGAGTTCAGTGGTTCCTCTCCGCCGCCTTCATCCCGCTCTTCATCAACGCGGCGATGGTCGTGTTCGTCGGCATCATGCTCGCCACGATGAACCCATGGCTCACGCTGATCGCCCTCATGCCGATACCCGTGAGCGTGACCGGGAACCTCATCTACAGGAAGACGGCCAGCCGATACTACCACAGGCTGTGGCGGAAGTGGTCCAGGATCGTCTCCGTCATCTCGGACACTATTAACGCCGCGATACTCGTCAAGAGCTTCGGGAAGGAGAGCGAGTTCGTCGATAGGTTCGAGAGCCAGCAGACCGAGTTCGAGCGCGCGCAGATGGACGTCTTCAAGTTTGAGCAGCAAATATGGCCCGCGGTCGGGCTCGCCTTCACGATCAGCAGCCTCCTCGTGTGGTGGTTCGGCGGCAGGGATGTGTTACAGGGTGTGATGAGCCTCGGCTCGCTGATGGCCTTCACGAGCTACATGTGGCAGTTCTACTCCCCCGTCTTCGGCCTCATCGAGAACGTGAGGAACCTGCAGCTGCTCGCTGTCGCAGCGGGCAGAGTCTTCGAGCTGCTCGACCTCGAGCCCGACGTCCAGGACTCGCCCGACGCGGTGAGCCTCGAGCTGAAGGGGGGCATCGAGTGCGACAACGTGTGGTTCACCTACGACGGGATCCACTACGCGCTCAAGGGCGTCACTCTGAGGATCGCGCCGGGGGAGAGGGTGGGGTTCGTGGGGCCCAGCGGCTCAGGTAAAACGACGCTGGCTAAGCTCCTCCTGCACCTGTACGACCCGCAGGTGGGCGTCCTCAAGTACGATGGGATCGACGTGAGGAGGATCAAGCTCTCCTCCCTGAAGAGCCAGGTGGCGATCGTCCTGCAGAACCCCGTCCTGCTCGACACAACGATTGCCGAGAACATCATGCTGGGCAAACCCGATGCGACGCCCGAGGAGATAATCGCGGCAGCGAAGGTTGCGAGGGCCCACGACTTCATCATGCGCCTCCCCGAAGCGTACGACACGGAGGTGGGCATGCAGGGCTCCCGCCTCTCGGGCGGCGAGAGGGCTAGGGTCGCACTTGCGGCTGCGCTTCTCAAGAACCCGAAGATCCTGATCCTCGACGAGCCGACAGCCGCTCTGGACGCGTTGACGGAGGACGAAGTGACGGAGGAGCTGGAGAGGATAACTAGGGGGAGGACCACGATCATCATCGCCCACAGGCTTTCGACGCTCCGGTTCACCGACCGCATCATCGTGATGGAGAACGGGAGGATCGTGGAGGAGGGCAAGCACGAGGAGCTGCTGAAGAGGGACGGGTTGTACAAGCGTCTCTGGGAGGCGCAGCTGAAGGGTCTCATGAGGATGACAGAAGCGAAGGCTGAGGGTGGGGGTGAGCAGGTTGTCCTCGC
The nucleotide sequence above comes from Thermofilaceae archaeon. Encoded proteins:
- a CDS encoding Lrp/AsnC ligand binding domain-containing protein, whose amino-acid sequence is MRLLKRPVLAFVLATIRTGMEYDVVFKAKEIKGVKEAYITYGAWDAVIIVEVDSLSELDKVVTMIRGIPGIEYTTTLVGV
- a CDS encoding replication factor C small subunit — protein: MSIDQAPELWVEKYRPRRLDEMVDQREIVARLKEFVKDKNIPHLLFVGPPGTGKTTAALCVAYELYGEHWRDNTLELNASDERGIDVIRTRIKDYARTMPIGEVPYKLIILDEADNMTGDAQQALRRTMELFSRTARFILIANYASKIIEPIQSRCAIFRFQPIPKEDFIGRLSYIAEREGVKVTRDGLEAIWEESAGDMRKAINTLQAAAAIASVVDADTVYKAIGKVTPTEVREMLKLALSGDFLGARERLRTLLYSYGLSGVDVVKLIYREVTSARGGLDLDDKSRLEVMELIGEVNYRLVEGADDEIQLNALLAKLALVGKGAHNVR
- a CDS encoding replication factor C large subunit encodes the protein MSARVGIWVEKYRPRKIDDVVGNPEAKKAFVAWLNRWLAGNPPDKKAILLYGPPGCGKTSLVQAAANQLGLELVEVNASDVRTSEALRRKVLRAATEGVLAGARGKIILLDEVDGIDPRADRGGLETIFEIIQKSRYPVVLTANDPWDPKLRELRNYCEMVEFRKLGKRDVMKVLSEICKKEAVECDPAVLDAIAENSEGDLRAAINDLQSIAEGRRSVKLEDLEILGYRAKQLNMFEVVRAVLTAKRPEAARSVLSMPSLDYEMLMLWLNENIPHQYSPSLTAISDAYDALSKADVMLARIKRRQAWTLLPYALDLMTVGVASARDKPPFKFVKYEFPKKLRLLASTKEEREEKLRVFRAIARACHTSLRTVMLEVAPFLKLICENDPERGSRIAESLGIPPDTLFKALGVERRPAKPAAPSRPRRRA
- a CDS encoding ORC1-type DNA replication protein, whose translation is MSYDGLWVGSRIFRDESKLQVDYIPKNLPHREEQLRQLREYFKPFLANPGSVFVRVILVGDVGTGKTAVAKKFGESIDGLKTRGGAVIRYSYVNCHANRSFFSVLQKIGRDLGLNVPRRGYSREELLYMIWNHLKNANKYLVVTIDEADYIAGGREDTLYNLTRLSEVVGDTVHRAGIMFVFRDLQFLILDPSIQSTLQHNLIRFYPYTSQQLMDILWRRILEEGALYESAASDEVIGMIAELVGYDKGGRGDARLAIELLYRAGKYAESEGRSVIEPEDVRRAYSDIMPIPREVLRNLKLEEKLLLLALARLLQRKRFVSKIPMGLLEMEYQEVCEEYGVPPRRHTTVWEYVQNLKRMGIVSAERSGKGQRGRTTLVGLSAIPLQTLERELIAMVREEIKRGASA
- the apgM gene encoding 2,3-bisphosphoglycerate-independent phosphoglycerate mutase, which translates into the protein MVKLIYLVIDGAADSPTDPKTSLELAKTEALDRIARLSLCGLMYPIARGVAPESDAAVMALLGYDPHVYYTGRGPLEALGADIEIREGYEVAFRANFATIDERTLEILDRRVGRSLHSEEARELANALDGMELGAYDGYVRVKATVGHRGVVVVGSRSHRLSDEVENTDPAYARVGKISVARPTFEKRVAECKPLVDTPEARATAELVNIFTRRAIEVLSNHPVNKKREAKGQPKANVILVRDAGGALPKVEPIEARFGLRFGAVVEMPVERGIAKLLGMEVAEVGEPTSDKAGDYLTRLRATLDLLRRVDAVYVHLKGPDEPGHDGLADAKAGAIEAIDTYFVAPLLERIDLSETAIIVTADHATPPRAKAHTGDPVPVAVYLPGVKPDGVLRFTEKECARGSLGVVEHGWELLPKFVEIARKHGLLK
- the radA gene encoding DNA repair and recombination protein RadA, producing the protein MSDCTPVRELKVPGVGKLTLEKVAEAVQCVEDLALFNPEELAERAGIELEKAAAIVRAARKHVREARQVQRTFRGPEYARMLEERDLLTTGVGALDELLGGGLRVWDIYEFAGEFGTGKTQLCHQLAVTAQLPPSKGGLSGKAVYIDTEGTFSPGRVEAIGDRFGVEDALAGLYVVRPLNVDELEEAVIEDLPSLLRDNVRLIVVDSIIALYRAEFKGREMLAARQQRINYLLDWLKRYARRYGAVVAITNQVLSQPVPWGVALKVPAGGNIIAHASTHRLVLRRAGDVWLMEVLDSPILPRGASAKFMVTEKGVESA
- a CDS encoding ABC transporter ATP-binding protein; this translates as MPASLDQDSLRIYPKPDEIPSSVKSMLEEGEEVVALAKTDMVGGDYGEELVVLTNLRLLVVNERLVDAVPLEKITSASIRGYINTCVLTVDTDEGPRSLAVFTRGRLEAFDKLVTIVNNLVVGKIPYQLLKDQLLSKSKVEERKSVRAAIIRLLGLLKPITGIFVATIVVAVAIRVVGLVPPYLMKILVDEVLMKSRADLLLNVILGLLAVNLVNTVLNSLNAYFNTRFNVGVTNTLRSHVYRKLQELSLTHYDRFGAGGLWSRIVDDVNRVQWFLSAAFIPLFINAAMVVFVGIMLATMNPWLTLIALMPIPVSVTGNLIYRKTASRYYHRLWRKWSRIVSVISDTINAAILVKSFGKESEFVDRFESQQTEFERAQMDVFKFEQQIWPAVGLAFTISSLLVWWFGGRDVLQGVMSLGSLMAFTSYMWQFYSPVFGLIENVRNLQLLAVAAGRVFELLDLEPDVQDSPDAVSLELKGGIECDNVWFTYDGIHYALKGVTLRIAPGERVGFVGPSGSGKTTLAKLLLHLYDPQVGVLKYDGIDVRRIKLSSLKSQVAIVLQNPVLLDTTIAENIMLGKPDATPEEIIAAAKVARAHDFIMRLPEAYDTEVGMQGSRLSGGERARVALAAALLKNPKILILDEPTAALDALTEDEVTEELERITRGRTTIIIAHRLSTLRFTDRIIVMENGRIVEEGKHEELLKRDGLYKRLWEAQLKGLMRMTEAKAEGGGEQVVLAQQP